A window of Gloeothece verrucosa PCC 7822 genomic DNA:
CAATACCATAACAGTGATTATTGCTGCCGTGACAGCAGTAATTTTATGGGTTAGAGGAATTTTACCTGTACTGTTGAGACTTGGAAATGGATTAGCAAAGGGTAAAATAGCCATTTTTGCCAAAGGAGATAATTTAACCAGTTTGATAGAACTTTTAAAATCTTCGGGTTTATTCTCTGAGAAAAATTTTATACGTATTATTGACATAGGAGATTTCCCGAAGGCAAAAAAAGCGAATTTATATTTAATATTTTTTCCTAATTGGAATAATATGGATTCTATTAAAGAGATAATGAATCATAAAAACAATGGCATTCCTCTTATTGTTTATGCTCCTCCACAAAACAAGATAATTCAAGATCAACGAGCTATACCTTCAGATATTATGGCTAAATTGAATGAAGATGGCAATACTATCGTGACCAACTTCAAAGGAAGATTACTAAATGATATTATAGGTTCTTTAATAACCGGCAATTATGAAAAATAAATAATATTAACTTGAAAATTAAATCATGAGGGAGAGAAAGCAGATTAATTACTTTCTTTCCCTAATTACTACTTTTTAGTAGCGTTATGTTTCCATTCTATTAGATTCCTAAAGATTAGGAATACTCACACTTTATGCAAATTCATTCCTCAAAAAAATATCAGTGTGATATTGACAAAAATGCTTTAATCTGAATTGCATAATTTTTGCCATAATTCATCAGGAATTGCCTCAAATTCTTGCCAGATAAAATCCATCATGGCTAAATGCCGTAAATCGCTAGAATTAGGAGAGCGATAATTTTCTCCTTGTCGAAACCATCCTCGAACAGTAGACAGGGAACGATGACAAATTTCTGCTATTTGTTCGTAATTTACGTCCCATTTGCCATAAAATGCTTGAGGAGTCATGGATAATTCACAGTGAGCATAAAGCCTCAGTAACTTTCGTTCTCGGTAACGCAAAGGTTTTTGTTTACTCATCCTCAAATCTCTCTAAATCTTGTTCCCAAGCTGTATCTAACACACACCATCGGGCAGAAGGAGCATCAATATCAAGTAAAATTAAGTAACACCACATCCAACGCCCATTTTCTGGAGCATAGCCATAAAAGCGACCCATTACAATGCCCCAATCGGTTAATTCCGGTTCATCGAATGTTCGCCATCTGACTACTGTTCCTACTGCATACATGGGTTTAGCCGCATCTAGGACAAAAGATGGGGTATCCCAAGGTATAGGTAAGTATTGGTTGCCGGAAAGAAGATGAGAAATTATGTGCCCTTGTCCTTTTTCGATAACATTAAGATAAGAATCTATCCAATCATAAGATAGTGTATTGATGAGTTGCTGAATTAAAAGTCTAGCTAATTGCTCAATTTCTGGTCTTTGCCATTGCGTTTTAGTTAATTCCTCTAATTTTTCTATCAAAGATACAACGCCGAAATCTGATAAAGCTTGGCGGTAATCGCTAGAATATAACTCTATGGATGATGTTTGTTGTTGATACATGATCTTTGTCTTTCAATTGGTGATGAAATTCCTCAACCCGTCAGCTTTTTTCTGTTTCCTGTGCTGGTTTTTTCAGACTTAACTATGTCTAACTAATTATTAATGAGAACCCAAAAAAAGAATGAGAATAACAGAAGAGTCTTGATATTCCCAGTAAAAACGAAGGAACATAGAAGCAGAAGATCCCCAAATTGTGCCTTTTTTTTGTTGATAACGGTGAGTTCTTAAACTTCGGTAATGAGTTCCTTGAGTTGAAAGCAGATGAAATGCTTTCTGGTATTGCTGACGGACTTGAGGAGATAAAGATTTGAGTTGTTTTTGGGCTTTATGGGTAAATTGTAGGCTAAATAAGGCGATTGAAGGCGGCGCTCTTTCCTGTTTCATTTGTTTTTTTGTGGAGACTCCCATTATGTTGTTGTTGTTTGGAGGAAAAAATTAAATAATAAAGGCAGTGTCATCAACGTAAAAATCGGGTTGAATGCCTAAAATAAGAGTCTTGCTTCGGGAATGCTCAGGAATAATATAAAAACGTAGTTGATCCTCGTCTAAATTGAGCATTTTTTCGAGCTTTTGTTTTAACTTGTCGTATTGGGATTTAGCGGCTAAAATCTCGAAAACAGATTTTTGGACACGACAACCATAAGCTTCCAGTAACTTAGACACCCGATTCCGGCGGCTATCCTGTACAATGTCGTAACAAACAAGGTAAAGTGTCTTGTTAGTCATCTAACTCTGAGGTATTGCCTTTTAATTACTTGGTCCAAAGCATAGGCCGATATCCGTCTGTATCTCCCATCAAACTGGCGATGTATTCTCGTACTTGTAGTTCCAAGCAACGGCGCATACTGACCTTATATTGGGTGTAAGGATGAGTCATTTCACTGTGTAGCTTTTCTTCCCAATGCTTAAGGAACTTTTTCAAGGAATCTGGATGTAAATAGACTCCGTTACGTCCATCAGGCGGCGTAAAATCTTCTGGGGTAAAAATCTTTTTATTAACCAAATAAACCACCAAAGAATCGACTAATGGGGCGCGAAATTCCTCAATTAAGTCAGAAACTAAGGCAGGATGGTTATTTCGAGGAACATGAAGGTTGCCAAAATGGGTATGCAATCCCATCGCTTCTACAAAGGAGTGCATATTTTGACTCAGAAGGGTGTATCCTAGACTTAGTAAGCTGTTGACAGGGTCAGTAGGAGGGCGCTTGCTGCGTTTTTCAAAGGTAAAGGGAGCTTGGAATAGAGAACCCAAGGCTTGAAAGTATACTGTTGCCGCTTTTCCTTCATAACCCCGTAATTCATCCATTGAGTTTGCTAAGGGTAAATTATCTCTTAATTTCTCTAAGTTGGCAATGGCTTGTTTAACTGAAGAGTTAGAGCGACGACGGTTTAAACGCATCAGTAAAACTCTTGAGTTATTGAGCTTGGCTCGGACAATGTTTTCTGCCTGTAAACGGGTAAATTCAGGATTTTCTGCCCGCTTTACCTGTTGGGAAAGATACTCTACTTTGGCTTGTCCTTCGGTTTCCAAGCGCCCGAAATAGCGCCCCCGTTGGGACAGATATAATAGAGGAATTCGACGAGTAAGCGCTAATCGCACCGCACCATGAGTAATATTGCAGCAACCAAATAGTACAATATGACTGACTTGATTGACGGGAATTTTACAGCGTAACTCACGCTGATAGAAAATATGGAATTGATAGCCTTGTGCTTTGAGATAGGAACCTTGGTCGGTGATATATAAGGTAGTCATGGTGTCAACAAAGTAATGTTTAGGGTTGGTTAAAATCTTGGGTTGAGTTGAGGTTTTGGGTTTGAGGGAACAGATTTTTGGGGGTTGAGAGAGGAATGAATGAATGTAAATTGGCCGAGGTCGTCGCGGCATTCCCGAAGGGTCTAGAGGATAGCCTTTTTTACGGGGTTCTGGCGGAAGGGGCGCATAAACCTGTCCTTTTTTAAATAAATAACCGAGAAAGGTAAATTCTTGGTCTGGGGCGTATATTTCTGTCTTTTTTGGGTGAAGTTGCAGATAAATCCGCTCTAACCATTGGGTGATTAAATTCAGGGTTCGTTCAGCTTCCCCAAGACTCTGACAAGCGGCTACAAAGTCATCTCCGTAACGGACAAGATTAATGCCTTTTTCCAAGCATTTTCGGTCAAACTCACTGAGATATAGGTTGGCTAATGCTCCCGATAACACTGCACCTTGCAGTACCCCTTGGTTTCGTGGAAAATAACGACCTTTGAGAACAATACCGGATTTGAGTTGTTGTTCTACCAGTTGTTGGATAATTGGGTCTAGTTTTAGGTGTTCTAGGATGCTTAGAAGTATTGACCAATTGAGACTATCAAAAAATGAGCGAATATCAGATTTAATAATCCATTTGGGCTGAATTTGGTAGTAGTAATAGAGATGTTTTACTGCCATTTGGATGCCGCGTCCTGGACGGTAAGCATAACTACAGTCTGTAAAGACTTCCTCTAGGGGTAAATACAGATCTTCGAGTAACCACCGTTGCACTACCCGATCTCGAACTGCCGGAATTCCGAGTAAACGTTTATCTCCGTTATTTTTGGGCAGATAAAAACCTCTAGCGGGATAAGGTTGATAGATTTCTTCGATTAGTTCCTGTTGCAGTCGAATTAATTCGTCTTTTTTGACTCCAGCAAATAAGTCGGTTGTTATTCCATCAATTCCAGGGGATGGACTCCCTCGACGTACTTGTTCCCAGGCGTAATAGAGTTCATTTAGAGGAAATTGCATAATATTAAGGAAAATTCAGGGTTAATACTCGAAATCAAGTTTGCACTCCTTTGTTTTACGTTGATTCCATCATCGCAAAGAGATATTTGAGTTCATCCCTGAGTTGAAATTTTTTGACCTGAGTTCATACCTGAGTTCGTAACTGAGTTGAGTGGGCTTATTTTTATCTAGGTTTTAGTAATTATTTTTTCAAGTAAAAAAAGGACAAGTTTTTTTACTTATCCTCTAATTTTTATTTAATTAGTTAGTTTTCTCCTAAGAGAAAAGCATTCAAGTAGAAAAACAGGAACTATGGAAACATTTGTTTCCATTCTGTTAGTTTTCTCCTAAGAGAAAAGCCTTATTATTTGGGGGACGGAAGTAACTTTATGTGTTTCCATTGTGTTAGTTTTCTCCTAAGAGAAAAGCTTATGAACAGCTTGCTCAACGTGCTGGTCTGATTTAAGTTTCCATTCTGTTAGTTTTCTCCTAAGAGAAAAGTGGTGCTGAATTAGCCGCATCGTTTTCGGGCGGGATTGTTTCCATTCTGTTAGTTTTCTCCTAAGAGAAAAGGGATGAAAAAATCGAACGAGCATTTGAATTATACAGTTTCCATTCTGTTAGTTTTCTCCTAAGAGAAAAGCCCCTTCAATATGCAGATGTTGAAGTTCAAGGACAGGCTGTTTCCATTCTGTTAGTTTTCTCCTAAGAGAAAAGAACATGGGAAACCTGGCAAGGTTTTGTAGCAATAAGGCTGTTTCCATTCTGTTAGTTTTCTCCTAAGAGAAAAGCAGCGACGAAAAATGGCAAAAACTAGACGAATAAAATGGTTTCCATTCTGTTAGTTTTCTCCTAAGAGAAAAGCGCAATTCCTAGGGATAGCAGTAGCTGTACTATTGTTTCCCTTCTGTTAGTTTTCTCCTAAGAGAAAAGCTTTAGCGCAGAACTTTGGTTTCAACCAAGGAACAAAGTTTCCATTCTGTTAGTTTTCTCCTAAGAGAAAAGATATAAACCAATTCACGAGGGCCATTAGAAGAGTTTCCATTCTGTTAGTTTTCTCCTAAGAGAAAAGTTTAAAAATTATCTAATAGACTATGTAGGGAAGGTAAAATCGTTTCCATTCTGTTAGTTTTCTCCTAAGAGAAAAGTTCGGTTAAACACTGAACGTGTCAATCGGGATCTAACGTTTCCATTCTGTTAGTTTTCTCCTAAGAGAAAAGACTCCAACTATGAGGAAATAATCTCGCCCTATCTTGAGACAGTTTCCATTCTGTTAGTTTTCTCCTAAGAGAAAAGTCTACTTATTCAACGAGATCTTTGTTGACCCATATCTTCGTTTCCATTCTGTTAGTTTTCTCCTAAGAGAAAAGATCGTTCAGAAATCTTTTACAATATCAACACAAACGTTTCCATTCTGTTAGTTTTCTCCTAAGAGAAAAGTTTTATGTATTTTTTGGGGGGGAGGCTGATCTTTGAAGTTTCCATTCTGTTAGTTTTCTCCTAAGAGAAAAGCGTTACTGGTTTTCTCAAGAATCAGTAGATGATGGTTTCCATTCTGTTAGTTTTCTCCTAAGAGAAAAGCAGTGAAGCAGATAAACAGCTTGTTTATCGTCAAGTTTCCATTCTGTTAGTTTTCTCCTAAGAGAAAAGCATCAAAAAGATAGCCAGTTGCTTGAATGGCACGCTAAAGTTTCCATTCTGTTAGTTTTCTCCTAAGAGAAAAGTATCCTGATGTATTTTCTTGCGGGGTGCATTTTCAATGCAGTTTCCATTCTGTTAGTTTTCTCCTAAGAGAAAAGTGTTATAAATACAAACGGACGGGTTACATTTGAAACAGTTTCCATTCTGTTAGTTTTCTCCTAAGAGAAAAGTCGTGGTACCAGTTATAACCCTGCCCGGGTTCAATAGTTTCCATTCTGTTAGTTTTCTCCTAAGAGAAAAGCGGTGACGACGGTATCGATATTATCGATGCTACGCGTTTCCATTCTGTTAGTTTTCTCCTAAGAGAAAAGGAGTATCGAAACGGAGGGATGGCATCAGTCACACAAGTTTCCATTCTGTTAGTTTTCTCCTAAGAGAAAAGCGTTTAATGCAAATTTCCCAAGCTACTGCACCCAGGTTTCCATTCTGTTAGTTTTCTCCTAAGAGAAAAGACGTACGATAATAGAATCCTCAAATGAGGAGGAAGGTTTCCATTCTGTTAGTTTTCTCCTAAGAGAAAAGTATGCCACTTTACTTCCTGTGGCTGCAAGAAAAACAGTTTCCATTCTGTTAGTTTTCTCCTAAGAGAAAAGATTTTTCCAAAGTTTCCAAAATGATGCGCAGATAGTTTCCATTCTGTTAGTTTTCTCCTAAGAGAAAAGTATAACACTCCCATAAGAGTGTTGAGTAGTGTCGGTAGCTGTTTCCATTCTGTTAGTTTTCTCCTAAGAGAAAAGTAGTCAAGATGGCAAGTTCACTGTAAATTTCAGAGTTTCCATTCTGTTAGTTTTCTCCTAAGAGAAAAGGCCACCTTCTAAAAGGCTTGCCCTGACTTCATTCTACAGCAAAAATTCGTGGGATAGAAAAAAAAGAAAGAATTATCGCTACTTATTCTCAACAAGCCATTAAAGCACACTCCTCAAAACCAGTCAGATATAGCAATACGTGGGATACAACCAAAAAATAAGAGTTTCAGCACTCAACAACTTCCAACGAAAATACAACTAAAAACAAGTATAAATAAGTTCATGCTCAAAAATAACCTAAAAGCGACTTCAAAAGACTAAAATCAAACTTCATCATCTTCCTCTTCAATAAGCTGCCGAGAATAAGCTTCTATCAACTCTTGTAGTTCCTTAAACTCTTCTACCAATTCTAAATCACATTCTTGTGCTACCGTTAAACCCTCTTGACACAATTGCAATGCAGGAGTAATTTGGTCTAAATGTGCCATTAATTCAGCCAAATTATACAAAGTATTAGCCTTTCCTTTTTGATTCCCTTGTTCTTTTTGCAAAGCTAAAGCAGCCATTAGATTTGCTAAAGCCTCATAATAATTATTTAAGCCTAAATGAGCATAACCGAGATAAGCATGAGAATCAGCCACTTTTTCCCAATCTTCTAATTCCGTCAAGATTTTTAACCGTTTTTCCTCATATTTAATGGCTTCAGCTAATCGATTTAATTTATCATAAGCTAAAGCTAATCCCTGAAGATTACTAGCAATATTAGCTTTATCTTCAGTTAATTCTAAAAAATCAAGGCGTTTTTGGTAATAAAAAATAGCTTGCTCTAGATTTCCCAACGTTGCATAAGCATTGCCTAAACCTCGCCAACTTTCTGCTTCTATTGCCTTATCCCCAAACTCCTGAGCTATTTCCAAGCTTTTATGTAACCATTCCAAAGCTTCTAAAGAATTACCAAGCTCTTCGTAACTATCACCGAGCGATCGCATTGCATCGATAATCACAGCTATATCGTCTAATTCTTGAGCTATTTCTAACCCATGATGATACCAGTTTAAAGCCTCTTGTACATTATTTTCATCTCGACTAATATTTCCTAAAATTATTGCCGCTCTAGCTTCAAAGAGCGAGAATTGATGTTGTTGTGCTAAAGTTAAACAATTTTCGGTATACTCTTTTGATTCATCATTATTATTTAAACCCATGTAAATATTTCCTAAACTTCCTAAAGCGATGACTTCTCCTCGAATATCTTTAATTTGTCTAGCAATATCTAACGCCTGATGAAAATAAGTTAAGGAGTCTTGAAAATGCCCTAAAGCTTTCTGTACATTTCCTAAACCAACTAAAGCTATCCATTCCCCTGAATCATCACCTATTTCTTGAGCTAATTCTAGTTGCTTGGTGTGGTACTCTATTGCCAAAGAATAATTACCTTGAGTATCGTATACGTTTCCTAATCCAGTTAAACAAGTAGCATCGCATTGAGGGTTAACTTTATAAAGCAAATCCTGATAAATCATTTTTTGTTGCTCGTGGTAACCCCAGATACCTAAAAGATTGTGTAATTCTTCTTGAATTTTTGCCTCTGGTTCGATTTGTAATACAATTAAACTTCTTTGCCAGTCTTTTATCTGACATAAATGATAAAATGATTCTAAGTATTTTCGCACTTTTTCTAAATTAGATACATAACTAGGTGATGATTCTTCAATAGTAAGGAAATAAGTAATAGCCGTATAATCAGCAAGATACTCAAGAGGCACTTCATCTAAATTAATATTTAGTCTTTGAAATAATTCTTTACTTGTATTTAAGTTTGTTAAACTCATTTTTGATTTAAAATAATTAAATAATTTAGTAATAAAGCCCAAATTTTTAAACTTAATCAACTTAAACATCGGCTTTAAGCTTTCTAGCTCAAGCCGTTTTTGATTGCTGTTTTAACTTAGTTATTAACTGTTGATAATGTTCCAAAGCTACACTCCGAATTAAATGATGCAATCCTAATACTCGTTGATTATTTGGATTAACTGACTCTTCAACTAAAAATCGATAACATAACTCTTCCAATGCCATTTCTTGTCTTTCTTCATTACAAAACTGATTTTCAATTCGCTTAATTAATACTGCCAACTGCATCAACCATCCCTGTACCTGTACAGGAACACGATAAACCGACGCGGCACAAATTAAATAATAAGCATCGGTTGACTGCGCTTCTAACCGATTAAATACAGAAGTTAATCTTTGTTTATTCACTTCTAAACGGACTTTTCTCGTTAACTTATGTAATTTCCAATTATCTTCACTTCCCATTTGTTTCTGTGCTTCATTTTCGGCTTCAGCTAGTGCAGTTTCTACTGTTTCTATTTTACTCTTAACATCTTCCCAATAAGCTTTAACATTTCCTCCAAACGATTCCCAAATTTCGCCGCTAATCACTCGTAAAACTAATGGATGTCCTTGATAAGCTTTTCCTAAACGCATTAGCAACGCTTTTTCTTCTAGATTATCATCAATATTAAAACCTATTATTTCCCATAAATTTTCTTGCTCATTTTCATCTAATCCTGTTAAAAGATGACAATGCCAATATTGATTATAGCGTTGTTCAACTAAAGATAAAGGTAAATCTTGAGATGTGATTATAATCCGAGTTTGACAAGACTGTGCCGACAATAAACTTAAAAAAAACTTTTCCCACCAGTTATCCGCTAAATTTCCCCACCCCTCCTCTTCATTTCCTCCTAACAAATTTTCAAAAGAATCAAAGAGTAAAAGAACGGTATTATGTTGTAAATATTGCGTTAAATGCCAAATAACTTGTTCGGGGTTTCGCTGTGGTGAGGGCACTTGAATTTCCCAGGCTTCTAGCCATTGAATTGCCACTGTCATAAAATCTGTAGCATTCCCTAAAGCCTCAAAATTTACCCGCTTAAAATCATAGCTTTTTGTTAAAGAAGATGTCTTTTGTCTTTCTAAAATAATACGTTCCGCTAGTGCGGTTTTTCCAATACCCGTCAAGCCTAGAATAAATAAAAAACGAAATGCTCCTTGTAATTTTTCCGTCAAAGATGTAATTAAATCTTTTCGCCCTACCCAATAATCATCATAAGCAATAAAAGAAAATAAAGACGTTTTTTCTATCTCTTCTTGACTGGCTAAATTGCTATTAACTTCTTCATTTAAAGGTTTTAACATTGCCTGTTTATCCAAATTTAGAGCATGACAAATTTCTTCAAATTTAGTGATATAAACAGGTTTACTATTAATAAAATTATTAATTGTCGATAAAGCAACCTCTAAATGTGCCGCTAAGTCACCCTGAGTTAAAAATCCGTTACGTTTCAGAGCCTCAATTACTTGGGCTTTGCGTTCTTTATGAAGTCTAGCAGAACGGGGCATAATTTAAAAAAAGCTAACGATACACAGATTGGCTTAAGAGGCTTGAGTTATATCAGTTTTACTAAGATATTTTTTCCTTTATCTA
This region includes:
- a CDS encoding type II toxin-antitoxin system RelE family toxin; amino-acid sequence: MGVSTKKQMKQERAPPSIALFSLQFTHKAQKQLKSLSPQVRQQYQKAFHLLSTQGTHYRSLRTHRYQQKKGTIWGSSASMFLRFYWEYQDSSVILILFLGSH
- the cas2 gene encoding CRISPR-associated endonuclease Cas2, producing the protein MTNKTLYLVCYDIVQDSRRNRVSKLLEAYGCRVQKSVFEILAAKSQYDKLKQKLEKMLNLDEDQLRFYIIPEHSRSKTLILGIQPDFYVDDTAFII
- the cas1 gene encoding CRISPR-associated endonuclease Cas1, which gives rise to MQFPLNELYYAWEQVRRGSPSPGIDGITTDLFAGVKKDELIRLQQELIEEIYQPYPARGFYLPKNNGDKRLLGIPAVRDRVVQRWLLEDLYLPLEEVFTDCSYAYRPGRGIQMAVKHLYYYYQIQPKWIIKSDIRSFFDSLNWSILLSILEHLKLDPIIQQLVEQQLKSGIVLKGRYFPRNQGVLQGAVLSGALANLYLSEFDRKCLEKGINLVRYGDDFVAACQSLGEAERTLNLITQWLERIYLQLHPKKTEIYAPDQEFTFLGYLFKKGQVYAPLPPEPRKKGYPLDPSGMPRRPRPIYIHSFLSQPPKICSLKPKTSTQPKILTNPKHYFVDTMTTLYITDQGSYLKAQGYQFHIFYQRELRCKIPVNQVSHIVLFGCCNITHGAVRLALTRRIPLLYLSQRGRYFGRLETEGQAKVEYLSQQVKRAENPEFTRLQAENIVRAKLNNSRVLLMRLNRRRSNSSVKQAIANLEKLRDNLPLANSMDELRGYEGKAATVYFQALGSLFQAPFTFEKRSKRPPTDPVNSLLSLGYTLLSQNMHSFVEAMGLHTHFGNLHVPRNNHPALVSDLIEEFRAPLVDSLVVYLVNKKIFTPEDFTPPDGRNGVYLHPDSLKKFLKHWEEKLHSEMTHPYTQYKVSMRRCLELQVREYIASLMGDTDGYRPMLWTK
- a CDS encoding tetratricopeptide repeat protein, with product MSLTNLNTSKELFQRLNINLDEVPLEYLADYTAITYFLTIEESSPSYVSNLEKVRKYLESFYHLCQIKDWQRSLIVLQIEPEAKIQEELHNLLGIWGYHEQQKMIYQDLLYKVNPQCDATCLTGLGNVYDTQGNYSLAIEYHTKQLELAQEIGDDSGEWIALVGLGNVQKALGHFQDSLTYFHQALDIARQIKDIRGEVIALGSLGNIYMGLNNNDESKEYTENCLTLAQQHQFSLFEARAAIILGNISRDENNVQEALNWYHHGLEIAQELDDIAVIIDAMRSLGDSYEELGNSLEALEWLHKSLEIAQEFGDKAIEAESWRGLGNAYATLGNLEQAIFYYQKRLDFLELTEDKANIASNLQGLALAYDKLNRLAEAIKYEEKRLKILTELEDWEKVADSHAYLGYAHLGLNNYYEALANLMAALALQKEQGNQKGKANTLYNLAELMAHLDQITPALQLCQEGLTVAQECDLELVEEFKELQELIEAYSRQLIEEEDDEV
- a CDS encoding NB-ARC domain-containing protein, with the protein product MPRSARLHKERKAQVIEALKRNGFLTQGDLAAHLEVALSTINNFINSKPVYITKFEEICHALNLDKQAMLKPLNEEVNSNLASQEEIEKTSLFSFIAYDDYWVGRKDLITSLTEKLQGAFRFLFILGLTGIGKTALAERIILERQKTSSLTKSYDFKRVNFEALGNATDFMTVAIQWLEAWEIQVPSPQRNPEQVIWHLTQYLQHNTVLLLFDSFENLLGGNEEEGWGNLADNWWEKFFLSLLSAQSCQTRIIITSQDLPLSLVEQRYNQYWHCHLLTGLDENEQENLWEIIGFNIDDNLEEKALLMRLGKAYQGHPLVLRVISGEIWESFGGNVKAYWEDVKSKIETVETALAEAENEAQKQMGSEDNWKLHKLTRKVRLEVNKQRLTSVFNRLEAQSTDAYYLICAASVYRVPVQVQGWLMQLAVLIKRIENQFCNEERQEMALEELCYRFLVEESVNPNNQRVLGLHHLIRSVALEHYQQLITKLKQQSKTA